The following coding sequences lie in one Niabella agricola genomic window:
- a CDS encoding FtsW/RodA/SpoVE family cell cycle protein, with protein sequence MAATAEIETGAETAKPRRWKGGLDQHARGDKVIWALVVLLTLVSLLTVYSATGSLAYKKYKGNTEVYLFKQVIFILLGFAVVYFAHRVNYTIYSKVARILFILSIPLLAYTLFFGVKMNEGSRWIRVPLINMTMQTSDLAKLALFMYLARLLSRKQQVIKSFKKGFLPVMLPIGVTCLLIAPANLSTALLLGASCMMLLFIGRVSVKHLLLVAGVALIPLIMLVMAAMVRHKSGKDIDTTETTLAVKKATGGLTTRVDTWIGRVENFIYGGKEADNDEMYQVNQAKIAIAKGGFVGVGPGNSTTRDYLPQAYNDFIFAIIIEEYGLIGGAFILFIYIVFLYRCIRIFKRCPFAFGAFLALGLSFTLAIQAVANMAVTVNLFPVTGVTLPLVSMGGSSFLFTCLAIGIILSVSRNVESMERPQPVAEEDAAPEEVVEVAIAEKTDA encoded by the coding sequence ATGGCAGCTACAGCAGAAATAGAAACAGGAGCAGAAACCGCGAAACCCAGGAGATGGAAAGGCGGACTGGATCAGCATGCCCGGGGTGATAAAGTCATCTGGGCGCTGGTGGTATTGCTGACGCTGGTATCCTTACTAACCGTTTACAGTGCTACCGGCTCTCTAGCATATAAAAAATATAAGGGGAACACGGAAGTTTACCTCTTTAAGCAGGTGATCTTTATCCTGCTGGGATTTGCGGTGGTTTATTTCGCCCATCGGGTGAACTACACAATCTATTCCAAGGTGGCGCGGATCTTATTTATACTTAGTATTCCGTTGCTGGCCTATACCCTGTTCTTTGGCGTTAAAATGAACGAAGGGAGCCGGTGGATCCGGGTGCCGCTCATCAATATGACCATGCAGACTTCGGATCTGGCAAAGCTGGCGCTGTTTATGTACCTGGCGCGCCTGCTAAGCCGGAAACAACAGGTGATTAAGAGTTTTAAGAAAGGCTTTTTGCCGGTCATGCTCCCTATCGGGGTTACCTGTTTGCTGATCGCGCCCGCCAACTTATCTACTGCACTGTTGCTGGGTGCCAGCTGCATGATGTTGTTGTTCATTGGCCGGGTAAGTGTAAAGCATCTCTTGCTGGTGGCAGGTGTGGCATTGATACCATTGATCATGCTGGTAATGGCTGCCATGGTACGGCATAAAAGCGGAAAAGATATCGATACTACGGAAACCACACTGGCGGTAAAAAAGGCAACGGGAGGATTGACCACCCGGGTGGATACCTGGATCGGGCGGGTGGAGAATTTTATCTATGGCGGCAAAGAAGCCGATAATGACGAAATGTACCAGGTGAACCAGGCAAAAATTGCAATTGCGAAAGGTGGGTTTGTGGGCGTAGGACCGGGTAACAGTACTACAAGAGATTATCTTCCGCAAGCATATAATGATTTCATTTTCGCCATTATCATCGAAGAGTACGGATTGATTGGTGGCGCCTTTATTCTTTTTATATACATCGTATTTCTCTACCGCTGTATCCGGATCTTTAAAAGATGTCCCTTTGCTTTTGGTGCATTCCTGGCGCTTGGGTTGAGTTTTACCCTGGCCATCCAGGCGGTGGCCAATATGGCGGTAACGGTGAATCTTTTCCCGGTAACGGGCGTAACCCTGCCGCTGGTAAGTATGGGAGGCTCCAGCTTTCTTTTTACCTGCCTGGCCATCGGAATTATTTTAAGCGTATCGCGGAACGTAGAAAGTATGGAGCGTCCGCAACCGGTAGCTGAAGAAGATGCGGCACCGGAGGAAGTAGTTGAAGTAGCCATTGCTGAAAAAACAGATGCATAA
- a CDS encoding UDP-N-acetylmuramoyl-L-alanyl-D-glutamate--2,6-diaminopimelate ligase, whose translation MQLQDILYKTQLLAVQGNTAIDISAVAIDSRNVKPGAVFVAVKGGIDGHQFIDNAIQNGAIAIVCESLPQNIAEHITYVQVANTGAAAGILAHNFYGQPSGRVKLVGVTGTNGKTTIATLLYQLFSSLGFTCGLISTVQNRIGDEALEATHTTPDAVRLNALLAQMADQGCTYAFMEVSSHAIHQHRIEGLQFAGGIFSNITHDHLDYHKTFDEYIRVKKAFFDHLPKEAFALTNVDDKRGMVMVQNTRAAVKTYSLKTTSDFKGKILDNHIMGLHMMIDEQEVHFRLIGEFNAYNLLAVYGAAICLGEEKVPVLQALSVLNGAAGRFEYLVSAHENVIGIVDYAHTPDALLNVLATIKKLRKGFEQVITVVGCGGNRDKTKRPVMAEVACEYSDKIIFTSDNPRNEDPQEIIKEMEAGVPAGARRKCLSITDRREAIKTAISLANPSDIVLVAGKGHETYQEVKGVRNHFDDREVLKEIFELLGK comes from the coding sequence GTGCAGTTACAGGATATTTTATATAAAACCCAATTGCTCGCGGTACAGGGAAATACGGCAATCGATATCAGTGCTGTGGCAATTGACTCCCGTAACGTAAAGCCCGGGGCGGTTTTTGTGGCGGTGAAGGGTGGGATCGACGGGCATCAGTTCATTGACAACGCGATTCAAAACGGAGCCATTGCCATCGTATGCGAAAGCCTTCCACAGAACATAGCGGAACATATTACCTATGTACAGGTGGCCAATACCGGGGCTGCGGCGGGCATCCTGGCGCACAATTTTTACGGGCAGCCTTCCGGCCGGGTAAAGCTGGTTGGAGTTACCGGTACCAACGGTAAAACCACTATTGCCACGTTGCTGTACCAGCTATTCAGTAGTCTCGGGTTTACCTGCGGTTTGATCAGTACGGTACAAAACCGTATCGGCGATGAAGCGCTGGAGGCAACTCATACCACACCAGATGCGGTTCGGTTGAATGCACTGCTGGCTCAGATGGCAGATCAAGGTTGCACATATGCGTTTATGGAAGTGAGCTCACATGCCATTCACCAGCACCGGATCGAAGGGCTGCAGTTTGCCGGAGGCATCTTCAGTAATATCACGCATGACCATCTCGATTATCATAAAACATTTGATGAATACATCCGCGTAAAGAAGGCGTTCTTTGATCATTTGCCCAAGGAAGCGTTTGCGCTCACCAACGTGGATGATAAGCGGGGAATGGTAATGGTACAGAATACCCGGGCGGCTGTAAAAACCTACTCGTTAAAGACTACCAGCGATTTTAAAGGAAAGATCCTGGACAATCATATCATGGGGCTGCACATGATGATCGACGAGCAGGAAGTGCATTTCCGCCTGATCGGAGAATTCAATGCTTACAACCTGCTGGCGGTTTACGGTGCTGCTATTTGTCTGGGTGAGGAAAAAGTGCCGGTACTACAGGCTTTGAGCGTATTAAACGGTGCCGCCGGAAGATTCGAATACCTGGTATCGGCCCATGAAAATGTGATCGGCATCGTCGATTACGCCCATACCCCGGATGCATTATTGAATGTACTGGCCACTATAAAAAAACTAAGAAAAGGATTTGAGCAGGTCATTACCGTGGTAGGTTGTGGCGGTAACCGCGATAAAACAAAACGGCCGGTGATGGCAGAAGTAGCCTGCGAATATAGTGACAAGATCATTTTTACCAGTGATAACCCGCGGAATGAGGATCCGCAGGAAATCATCAAGGAGATGGAGGCCGGCGTGCCTGCAGGGGCGCGCAGAAAATGCCTGTCGATAACAGACCGGCGTGAAGCGATCAAAACCGCGATCAGTTTAGCCAACCCGTCGGATATCGTACTGGTGGCAGGCAAGGGGCATGAAACCTACCAGGAAGTGAAAGGCGTACGGAATCATTTTGATGACCGCGAGGTATTGAAGGAAATTTTTGAATTGTTGGGAAAATAA
- the mraY gene encoding phospho-N-acetylmuramoyl-pentapeptide-transferase — MLYHLFEWFKQNGINFPGRNLMEFITFRVMMAVLLALTITLIFGKRLINMLRAKLVGESVRDLGLAGEQAKKGTPTMGGIIIILGILVPTLLLARLNTVYILLMLFATVWLGAIGFLDDYLKLRAKRIAREKGEAYKKQDKDGLAGWFKIFGQVVLGITVGSVLYFNSNVKIWREYIGTPNSAETEVITKTVNNRTKHFVATKDPITTIPFVKNHEFNYSKLLPESLRQYSWVLYILIVVFIITAVSNGANITDGLDGLATGTSALIGVMLGIFAYASGNFNFADYLNIMYIPNLGELSIFLAAMIGACVGFLWYNSYPAQVFMGDTGSLTLGGIIASIAIIVHKELLIPIFCGVFFVELLSVTLQVTYFKYTKKKYGEGRRIFLMSPLHHHYQKQGYHESKIVTRFWIVQILLVVVCIVTLKLR; from the coding sequence ATGTTGTATCATCTATTTGAGTGGTTTAAGCAAAACGGTATCAATTTTCCCGGCCGTAACCTTATGGAATTTATTACGTTTCGGGTAATGATGGCCGTATTGCTGGCGCTTACAATCACTTTGATATTTGGTAAACGACTCATCAATATGCTGCGGGCCAAACTGGTAGGCGAGTCGGTAAGGGACCTGGGCCTGGCAGGTGAGCAGGCAAAAAAAGGAACACCCACTATGGGAGGGATCATCATCATTTTGGGGATCCTGGTACCCACCCTGCTCCTGGCACGGTTGAACACCGTATACATTCTGCTGATGCTGTTTGCCACCGTTTGGCTTGGTGCCATCGGCTTCCTGGATGACTATCTGAAACTTCGCGCCAAGCGCATCGCCCGGGAAAAAGGAGAAGCGTATAAAAAGCAGGACAAGGACGGGCTGGCCGGCTGGTTTAAAATTTTCGGACAGGTTGTATTGGGCATTACGGTAGGATCCGTATTGTACTTCAACAGCAATGTGAAGATCTGGCGCGAATACATCGGTACCCCCAATTCCGCCGAAACAGAAGTGATCACCAAAACCGTAAACAACCGGACCAAGCATTTTGTAGCTACCAAGGATCCGATCACGACGATACCATTTGTAAAGAATCATGAATTCAATTACTCTAAATTATTGCCTGAATCATTAAGGCAATATTCCTGGGTGTTGTATATCTTGATCGTGGTATTTATCATTACGGCAGTGTCAAATGGGGCCAATATAACGGATGGCCTGGATGGATTGGCTACAGGTACTTCGGCGCTGATCGGGGTCATGCTGGGCATTTTTGCCTATGCCAGCGGCAACTTCAATTTTGCCGACTACCTCAATATCATGTATATCCCCAATCTGGGAGAGCTGTCTATTTTCCTGGCGGCCATGATCGGGGCCTGTGTGGGATTTCTCTGGTATAATTCGTACCCGGCCCAGGTATTTATGGGCGATACCGGAAGTCTGACGTTGGGAGGGATCATTGCCTCTATCGCCATCATTGTGCATAAAGAATTGCTGATTCCGATTTTCTGCGGTGTGTTCTTTGTGGAGTTGCTGAGTGTAACACTGCAGGTAACGTATTTTAAATACACGAAGAAAAAGTATGGTGAAGGCCGGCGGATTTTTTTAATGAGCCCGCTGCACCATCATTATCAAAAACAGGGATATCATGAGTCTAAGATCGTAACACGGTTTTGGATTGTACAGATTCTGCTGGTGGTAGTATGTATTGTAACCTTAAAGTTGAGATAA
- the murD gene encoding UDP-N-acetylmuramoyl-L-alanine--D-glutamate ligase produces the protein MKKRLVILGGGESGVGAALLAKQQGYSVFLSDGGSLKEMYRSELRQAGIEWEENGHTEEKILDADEVVKSPGIPEKNELVKKIRARQIPVISEIELAYRFAGNSRIIAITGSNGKTTTTSLIHHICMVGGLDAALVGNIGTSFAKQVATDPKPVYVVEVSSFQLDDIESFRPHIAVLTNITEDHLDRYEYKFENYIKSKFRIVMNQQASDFFVYNADDPITKESIDKFNIQSIQLPISMERENNAAFIKDGDMYVRTGEDFMNMSIYDFTLKGKHNQYNTMAASVTAATMDIRKEKIREAVQTFQNLEHRMEHVATIRGVEFINDSKATNVNSTWYALESMEKPTVLILGGVDKGNDYSLMEDLVKEKVKAIICLGLDNTKIHEAFRDSVSVIIDTASAAEAVGAAFAHAEKGDVVLLSPACASFDLFKNYEDRGAQFKRAVIEL, from the coding sequence ATGAAAAAACGGCTGGTGATACTGGGAGGCGGTGAAAGTGGCGTGGGCGCAGCGTTGCTGGCGAAACAGCAGGGTTATTCCGTTTTCCTATCAGATGGCGGTTCTTTGAAAGAAATGTATCGTAGTGAACTACGGCAGGCCGGTATAGAATGGGAAGAGAACGGCCATACGGAGGAGAAAATACTCGATGCGGATGAGGTGGTGAAAAGCCCGGGCATTCCTGAGAAGAACGAGCTGGTAAAAAAAATAAGGGCCAGGCAGATACCGGTGATCAGTGAAATAGAGCTGGCGTACCGCTTTGCGGGCAACAGCCGGATCATTGCCATTACGGGTAGCAATGGTAAAACCACCACCACTTCTCTGATTCATCATATCTGCATGGTAGGTGGTCTGGATGCAGCACTGGTTGGTAACATCGGCACTTCCTTTGCCAAACAGGTGGCAACCGATCCCAAACCGGTGTATGTGGTGGAAGTAAGCAGTTTTCAGCTGGACGATATTGAAAGTTTCCGGCCCCATATCGCAGTGCTGACCAATATTACAGAAGATCATCTGGACCGCTACGAGTACAAATTTGAAAATTATATAAAGAGCAAGTTTCGCATTGTAATGAACCAGCAGGCATCCGATTTTTTTGTATACAATGCCGATGACCCGATAACCAAGGAATCAATAGACAAATTCAATATTCAATCAATTCAACTACCGATTAGCATGGAAAGAGAAAATAATGCGGCTTTTATCAAGGATGGCGATATGTATGTAAGGACGGGCGAAGATTTCATGAACATGAGTATTTATGACTTCACACTAAAAGGTAAACACAACCAGTATAACACTATGGCAGCGTCCGTTACAGCGGCAACAATGGACATCCGCAAGGAGAAGATCCGCGAAGCGGTTCAAACGTTTCAGAACCTGGAGCATCGTATGGAACATGTTGCCACCATCCGGGGCGTTGAGTTTATTAACGACAGCAAGGCCACCAATGTAAACTCTACCTGGTATGCACTGGAAAGTATGGAAAAGCCTACCGTGCTCATCCTTGGCGGGGTGGATAAAGGGAATGATTATTCACTGATGGAGGACCTGGTAAAGGAAAAGGTAAAAGCCATTATTTGCCTGGGTCTTGACAATACAAAAATCCATGAAGCCTTCAGGGATAGCGTATCAGTGATCATCGATACGGCCAGTGCGGCAGAGGCCGTAGGGGCGGCGTTTGCCCACGCAGAAAAAGGAGATGTGGTATTGCTGAGCCCGGCCTGTGCCAGCTTCGACCTTTTTAAAAATTATGAAGACCGCGGCGCACAGTTTAAGCGTGCAGTTATTGAATTGTAA